Within the Setaria viridis chromosome 3, Setaria_viridis_v4.0, whole genome shotgun sequence genome, the region ATCCTAAACACAAACATAAAAGCATCGCGCCCCTACAAATGCTTCCATCATCATAGATGAGACAACAACGTTGAAGCATAAAAAAAGGACGCATCAATCGCTACAGCAATCAGAAGATGCTGCTTTGCTTTGTGCCCAAACTTTACACCATGCGGGGCGCACCATTGACGTGCGGAGTGTTGCAAGATCCGTGCATGTAAATCCCCCGGCAAGGTTCAGGACGCGTTCATCTGGtcgaggaggatgacgacggcCATGGCCAGGGCCGGCTCGAAGCCCGGCTGCACCACAAGGCAGAACACGTCCGGCCCGACGGCGGCCTCCTTCTGGCACACCGTAGCGACTCGtcgccgctgctcgccgcctGAGACAGAGGAGGCGAACACATCGAGGCTGCGCCCGGCGTACGAGCCCTCCACGTCGTACCGGCAGCTGGGCGCGGCTCCAGCGTCCGTGCTGCAGGACGGCCTGCGAGCCGGGGACAGGTGGGCCAGGCTCCTGGTCGGGCGAAGACTCACGTGCCGCCGGGCCGTGAACCGCTTCGGCGGCGCAGCCGCCGACGGGGACGCGGCCGCATCGCCGTCGTAGATGAGCCACTCGTCCGCCAAGCTCAGCTTCTGGAAGATCACGAGACCAATATACCAAATCAATCAAGATTTCTTCTTCCCAGGAAGTTTTTATCCAGCCAAGAAATCCTATCATGCCGTGGGGAAGAAACAGAGCACAAGAATTGGAGGAGTACCTTGCGGCGGATGGTGAGGAGGCCATGGCCGTCAGCGTCCATGAGCACGACCTCGCGGGGCGAGCCGCCGCCGTAGGTCTCGACGCGGTACACGAGGTTGCCCTTGCAATCGAACACCGTGAACCCCTTACCGTTGAACAGCAGCGACCGCCGCCACACCGTCAGCGACACCGCctcccccttctcctcctccactgccgccgccgccgaaggagCAGCTGCGGCTACTGCTCCCGCCGCTGTCGCGGCGTTTGGGTGAACCTTTGTCATGGACGCTTGGATGCGTGTGGATGCTATGCTGACGTTGGtgcttgcaacttgcaaggagCTCCTCGCGGGAGGTCAGAGAAGAACAGAGGAGGCCGGTGTGTATGCGCGGTGAGGTGAGCGATGATGGCAGGGGACAACACTGTGTGTGCTCTGAATTTATAGCTGGGGAAGGCGCGTGGACGGAAATGCCCTTGTGAATTCTGGAGGATTTGCACAGTGTGCCACAGTGGTGACGTGAGGTTTTCAGCTTTTTGGCTTTCTGCATCCGGGGTCAAAAGGACGGCTGGTTGGTTAATGGTTGGTGACTTGGTGTCCTTCGTGGTGTTAGTTCACTAAAAACGTTTATTtgctttctttatttattaaaaaatattatgtTTTCTCCTTGTTTTGTTGCTCTTAAAGCCATAGCAGATTCATACTGTGTGCCTCACCCTCATGCTTTTTGGCGGTTTTTATGGTCGGAGAAATTTGTTATAGGAATGTAATAATATGAGATGCTTCAAGTTATTCTTTTTTTACATACAGAGTAGAGAAGCCCTTCCCAAATTGTGTACACCATTTTATTGTACGTGACAAATATCTTCCTTACTCCTCAATCTGAATTCCAccatttggcaaaaaaaaaaaactgaaagaaaAACTCCACCATTCATAGTGTACCATATTCATTCATGCTTTGCTTCAAAATAGGAAAAGACCTCGGTTAGAATGAAAATTTGAAGCATTTATTCCTAAGATCTCAACTAACACTTTGTACATAAAAGATTCCCCTGCTACAACTCTTTAAGGGAAAAGAAGATCCTCTTGTCTACTTCGAGACTATCCAAATTAACAAATTAGGGCAACAGGCGAGTGCATCATTTAAATCATATCCACGAGTGAGCCCTATATACAAGATCATACTTAATGGGAATCGAACAATGGCAGTAGGTATACAATAGAGGTAGCACATTGGCTGGATAAGATGATGCCTAGCATTCTAGCAAGCCCATGACATTTTAATTGGTAGTATGTACAAAAATGGGAGATAATTCTTGGATAAATATTTTATATGTAGTGCTACAAGAATCAATTGATTGATCCTACTTCGTCTCTGAATAAGGATATATGccattttaaattgtagcaAAAATTTGTTATTAGAGGTGAGATAGGCAAAGTTATGTAAATCATTGGTGAAATTTAAGAATATCAATGTCTGTACTTCTTTTACAACCAGTGGTGTTAAAAGTAACATTTATATCATATAATACTAAAACTTgcatttatttcaaatatgtTCTTGAACGACAAAACAAGTAAAATCTAGTGTCATGGTTTTACCATTAATTACCACCTTACACCCCTACTTGCGCGAGCGTGTGTGGGTGTCTGTAGTTTTGTGTGTGGAAGTCTTTGTATGACTGACTCTTTCTTCTATTTTCCTGAGACGCCTACTTGCGAAGCTTTCTTTGTAAATCATTGGTGCACTTCTGTAATTTACCAAGCAAGCACACTATTTTAGCTCTTGGATTGCCGACCAACCGCAAATGGATAGCAAGTAAGTGCTTCGCCATCGATATATTGCTGCTAGCAATGATGTTGAAACACGATGACCAATTCTTCCAACCATCAACgctgtaaaaaaaaatatcccCCGGCCGCCATCGCTTCCAAAGTTCCAAGGAAGGAATAATCCGCCGGAGTTGAGAAATGAGAACGCGCCACGCACGCAACGCAGCGGTTCCTTCCCCGGTCAACCACCATGGAAAGGTAAACCCTAGCTCGCGGCCACGACGGCGCCACGAAACACGGTAATCCAAGCCCGTGGTGTAAAACCAATGCGAGGGGCGCGGAAGAAGAGGGTCTTAGCTAGCATAATTAATCCCGGGAGCGGCAATAAACAAGGCTCCATCGCCGGGTGCTCCGAGCTCGGGCGGCTCGGCGGGGGCCACCGCTGCGCTGCGAGCCCCGGGACGAGCTCCGCCATATCTTTATCTGGCTCACCAGCGGAGCTGGTGCTGAGCCCCTGGCCGGGCTTGGAATTGGATCTCGTCGTCGCCATTAGATTAATCCCGAGGATTAGCTAGGATATTGCTTCCCGTCGCTGTCCTGCGTGCTGGGAAGCTCTGAAACTCAGGTCATCGCTTTGGCTGGTCTTCGATCTCTTCCCCTAGCTCCTTGTTTGTTTGCGACCTCGTTGTTGCTTAGCAGTGATTGATTGGTTAATTTTAAGTGGTTATGGGCGAGGTCTCGTGTTGCAAGGATGATTGATTGGTCAAGCGAAGGAGGGTTAGTTGTTAATGGCGAGTAGTTTATGTTTGTTTGTAGTGTTTTGTCTCGGATGTTGTTGTCACCAAGGACGGGAGATAGTTGGCCGAAGCAAAAGGTATGGCAATGGTGAGGTGTCCTGTTTTCATCATTGTATATATGTGTGCTACTATAGACACACACAATCACTTTTCCCGGTTGGATAGGgtcatagatcccgaaaatccaaccggaacCATCCattcgggataaaaggggctaTCTTTAGTTTCGGGTCATTCACCCGGAACTAAAAACCCCTttaaccaaccgggactaagagGCCGCAATGCATGCGCATGAAGACGCATGCACGTACCGTTGTCCGTatatctatggacccaccagaaggtttggatagtcctacaaTACGAGGCTGTATactgagacgtgtcagacatggagactacgatgcagggcggcatggtctacgtggaggacaagaactagtcgaggattaggaaactacttgtataaattagagtaggactctctagtcgaattcgactagtactcttgtaaacaaccgatctataaccctgcccccggcaatataaggtgaggtagagaccccctccaaacaagtttaaccaatacaatccaaccaacacaaaggacatagggtattacgcgacataagcggcccgaacctgtataaattgtgtgttcgagttcaccttcgagttccagatctcggcaagccccacgcataaaacactacctcgggtaccccctcagtaggttgccgggtctaaacactgacagctaGCGCGCctggtaggggatctcgcttaGAATctgaactcgatggctcaagtcatcatcaagcccaccgtcgcgttcgaagcgggcgcgatgttcatctttggctcctaggTTTACGTCGTAGACAGTGCTAGAAACTTCCACCGTCACATCACGCCAGCCCCGGAGGAGAAGtagtacgacatcaaccttcatcgtcaagctttggaggatttcgttgaaaaattcaacgaaatttttgacctcttctgAGGCTCGAGGGACGactccgagtacaactcgacttctcccaccagtcggattggttcccacgagctggcgcttaagccatcgcGTGAATCGGTCTACAACACAAGTCTATTTCCATTCGGACTCCGAAACTCGGGTGCTGcctaccaagctaccctatcCAGATTACAATCCAACTCGAATTTGATCGAGGACCCCGATTACGACTCGGATCCGGAAgaggagactccattatcaGGTCCGCAAAAGGGCCTgataatcacatctactccacaagccaaattcgtctactggcccaacatgaagccacttGCTCTCGCCAAGAatgacgagtcacgccttgtcgcctaTCTTGACAACATCCTATACTAGGAGGGAACACCTCTATCACCTATTTACGAATAAGATGGCTCTacagaggtcatcacatcaAGTTTAGGCAATTTCTCTTCTGAGCGGGAACTCCTCGCCATCGTTGCCGCACAAGAAGGCGGTGGTGAAGAACTGCCAGAAAGGAATCCGCGATGCGAACATCACCCAGACGACATCTGGCGGGATCAACTCACCGCTAACGTGGAAGGAGAGGAAACTGAGTCTCAAAGGAATCGACGGCAAGCAAGAAATGCTACAAGGGCAGAGCGTCACTACCACCTTGCATCTAACCTacctatcatgaacttggatcacgtgTTTGAAGAAGTTCAATCGTGTTAGCACCATATCCCTCTCACCACCATCTCATCTATTGACTAGATTACTCGGGCAATGCCACAAGACAAGTGCACCAGGCAACTGGCTCAGCTGGCGGAGCGGGCGTACAAGCAAATCGATCAGCAAAGCCCGATACACTCGGTTCGATGAACCTCATCTCATCATGGCAGTAGCGGCAAGCAACCAAGTCGCAACGAGGGTGCCAGACCTAGTCGCAACGACGGTGCCAGACCTAGTCACAATGAGAGTGCTAGAAACGAGGCCCCTAGAACTGAGGGACCCAGACCGAGTCAAGCTAGAGCAGAGAGTAGTCGGGTGGAACTCTTGGGAGGCCGTGACCATTGTGGGCCCcatctgtggcggaaccgcccaaattaacctgactaaaatgcattgaagtcgcctaacacgcgattatgcactttaagcaagtcaacttggtcgaccatcggatttcctccgataaaccacataacaggatcgagaagcattgctcacgcgaaggtgagtagcacagaggttacaacattccatcatgacaacatagttcaacaatttattacatcagagtttttgaaattcaaaccgaaattttgcatggttcgaagtcaaataaaactagcggaagctaaacgtcgatacatgacatcatgacggagccgatcatgacatcaaaaatttcttccctcgccatccgaggaaggatcccactcgacggtccagcctgggggaagctgggtcggccaagtggtaccaacacccaagctactgacattacctgaaaaagattagccacaacaaggctgagcaactaggactcagcaagactgacccgtcggaaagacacgaccgaaacctagacatgcaaggctttctggctctcgggttttcttgccaaaagcgtctaaagtcagtccttactttcaacattttagctcatgttctatgttctttatccattctagattagcaacttatactgaacaaacatggtttccaagcaattacttgacaaacatcaagattaaaatcatcatcatgttccatctttactcagtgcagaatagcgatcaagtagtcccaatctgtgagaggcagacgaatcgattcgaattttattaaccatgcatggcaaacctaatctcacgacatccgcgcaccacgaagggttgcttcatttgtcagccgtccccattgatcccttaggcacgtgtcagggccaacttactttggcatgcaatgctccacagtcctggcCTATCGCtacactgtgaccgcacttgcacccacatgatgcaccatgggaacgacgttccaaggacagccggaaggtatgccacgccccagttcaatcaggtactaggcttccccatcccatactaggtatgagattagtactttcaaacacttgatcacgaacgccgacacgtttcgaccttagttcattttcttttagacagatggggcaatccaccaagtatcgaacacaagcctaaccccgtccgtcgtccttatagttgcgacaaaactaaaacattcaactcctataactcgcgagtgacaggagatcactcgacttttaccgaaacctattaagcaatgcaactactcggccttagcaactagtattcaaaaacaaggtactaagtttatgcatctaaggtttcattacaactcctcgaaacgtaaatgcgcaatcaagtaatcaataatattgcatgaactcaagataggaatttatgctccggggcttgccttcagaaaaagcttgcgggtcctcggggtcttgctctggttcgggctctcgctctggttcgggctctccttcgcagggatgcagttcctcggcagggtcttcttccggtgctggatgaagctcatACGTTCCGTCgacgagattcaactctacacggaaatgcaatgcaggggttaaacattttagatggttatttcaacacactcatgttttaacacggacacttgtagcaaagctacaggaaaggtgggggagttcaacttctgttggtggagagcagaaTGAGAGggttggattggggaaaacttagggtctgaccctcaggtttaaggaaaaccgtattgaggtcctcagactcaacacagaggaatccccgaaaatatttcaccgataccctcgggtcaaagaaaaagttacaatcgagccctcgggcgaggcggagaaagggtcggcgaaacttggcagggttgggcgaggcgaacgggaaaaggtcgggcgagatgaaaagaaaaggggtcgggcgaaccgaaacaaagggtcgggcaaaatgaaaaaggacaggggtcgggcgaaacgaaaacgacaggggtcgggcgaaacgaaaaggacaggggtcgggcgaaacgaaaaggacagggaTCGGGCGAACTGAACGGAAAGGTTAagcagcttacctccaggtcgaccggtgaagccttggggtcgaaaaggagtagacttgggcggaaggttgtacgcacgaaggcttgggcggcggcgagacttcgaggGTGCTcctgcggtggcggtgcttctggtggacacaagcaagctctagcaccgtgcgcaGGAACAGGCGGCTGTGgggttgggagaagcggcttgagggtggcggcgaagtcgccggagtgtgggggtggtgcaaaggggtgagctccacggaagctcagcggcggcgcagggagaaAGTGGTGGCTCAGAGAAGAAAGCAGgacgcagaggagaaagcggcggcgcaggtgcaggcggtggcaaggggtggcattgccggtgagggggttcccttttatagggccggggtggcgcggagggtcgaggcggggctctggtggggaaaggataaggccgggagcggcgagtgctcgggcgaggcggccattggccgacgacgccattgggcagaggaggcggagttccgggtggtcttcggcggcgattggccttgggcggcgcgcgtctggggcttccggtctgtcaggcgggtgaggcggaaaggctactgtgggggttgggcgagcgggcggaggcgcgggacgtcgggggcatctcagctttctcggcgaatgggcggaacagggttggcggagcagagccgtggcaggcggaaggcgacgtgcgcgcggccggcgattggctcgccctgcgctcgctctgtcctgtcgcgggcgcgggttgggcgccgtggctctcgtcctgtcgctgtcgcgctagtgatagggcgccggcgagctgccggtggccagcggccacgcggcgcgcggcacgcgagcgaacatgctcgggcgcgcgggcgtcgaggctcccttcgggcagcaagcccgaccagctttggagcgatccttctccgaatctttcaacacaactcccgaaactcccttaaacaaacttgttcaactttggtcgttcttcaaactttgtttaaggtatcagttttgattgtgagaggattcaaagatatttccgaCCAAAGTTAGcaaaaaatctggaattccagacttaggatttttaagcatccggggtgagttgactggtttacctcactttgaccgggattttgaacaagtttgggtccgatttggatctgggtcagtgtaacgaagttggaacactcttgaggtactacaacttctattaaggctctgactcgagattagataggaaaacgggagatgaaagcttgcaaagatggaggaaaactcgaattccaggacttaagagatttttcaGGGTCCCTTAGGAaagccggctttggttgctatctttgacttcctttcactccgaaatggtcaaagtgcctttaacaaaagttgttggaatttaaaagttttacaactcttatttgggcagaaacttaagtttgtataaagaatttcaagctttaaatcaaactccaaaaggagcttcttaggtttataaaggtcatttcacttcttaacttaagGATTTGATTtgtcactggtttagagttaaaagcacttaatttaggtagagttgttacaccaTCTAGAACCTGAACGCCTAGTACATGACCTCCGTGAGAAGATTAACAACAATCATGATGCCCGTAACATCATCAAAGGGCAGTGCAATGAGCGCaagcaagaagtcgagtacttGGGAGAAGATTCTGATTGGTTTCCCGCCTTCTCCAAACGAGTACCAAAGATGGTCCTACCCAACATGTttaaacctccgggtatcaccaaatATGATGGGCAAGCAAGacctagtccaatggctgcggGCTACTCATTGTTAGTCCATGTGGcgggaggaaacgatgacactaaagtcatctacttccccatttgcatggaggtagggccactcacatggctcgagtccTTAGAGAGGAACTCCGTCGACACGTGGACTCACCTCAAGGCGGCATTCACGAATAACTTCGTAGGGGCAATGCAACATcttggcaacaggatcgacttgtctcaagtcaaacagcaacaaggtgaGACCCTAC harbors:
- the LOC117847109 gene encoding protein LURP-one-related 8: MTKVHPNAATAAGAVAAAAPSAAAAVEEEKGEAVSLTVWRRSLLFNGKGFTVFDCKGNLVYRVETYGGGSPREVVLMDADGHGLLTIRRKKLSLADEWLIYDGDAAASPSAAAPPKRFTARRHVSLRPTRSLAHLSPARRPSCSTDAGAAPSCRYDVEGSYAGRSLDVFASSVSGGEQRRRVATVCQKEAAVGPDVFCLVVQPGFEPALAMAVVILLDQMNAS